Proteins from a genomic interval of Flammeovirgaceae bacterium SG7u.111:
- a CDS encoding HEAT repeat domain-containing protein, giving the protein MSIGKMTKDEFINIIREGSVDKKHQVIQDADPTFFDDTLFNILVSQLENADYRVRFSALYYLIDKFSKELSEPTDELANLMVKLLKDKAIVIDRAAWALSIMGEIGLNKLFKNAHTKDSKLRRNVIWAIGRNTNLNLKKEKAIQILMEGIQDKNEEIRFTSMCSLIDISPLRNDDYYMIKGYDFTEVYKKMKATAKYFMESDNESHRDFGKRYFIWIEEEKK; this is encoded by the coding sequence ATGAGTATAGGAAAAATGACAAAAGATGAGTTCATAAATATTATTAGAGAAGGTTCGGTGGATAAAAAACATCAAGTAATTCAAGATGCTGACCCCACCTTTTTTGACGATACCTTGTTCAATATTCTTGTTTCACAACTTGAGAATGCAGATTATCGGGTACGATTCTCCGCTCTTTATTACCTTATTGATAAATTTTCAAAAGAGCTATCTGAGCCCACAGATGAACTTGCAAACCTTATGGTGAAATTGTTAAAAGATAAAGCCATTGTTATTGATAGAGCAGCATGGGCGCTAAGTATTATGGGAGAAATCGGTCTGAACAAACTGTTTAAAAATGCACACACAAAAGATTCAAAACTAAGAAGAAATGTAATTTGGGCAATTGGAAGAAATACTAACCTTAATTTGAAAAAGGAAAAAGCTATTCAAATATTAATGGAGGGCATTCAAGATAAAAATGAGGAGATTAGATTTACCTCCATGTGTTCTTTAATAGATATAAGTCCCTTAAGAAATGATGACTACTACATGATCAAAGGTTATGATTTTACTGAAGTTTACAAGAAGATGAAAGCAACCGCCAAATACTTCATGGAATCAGACAATGAATCGCATAGGGATTTTGGTAAAAGGTATTTTATTTGGATTGAAGAAGAAAAAAAATAG
- a CDS encoding glycoside hydrolase family 2 TIM barrel-domain containing protein, giving the protein MDLKRLFFISFACLALTCCKTEQDNTPRITEDFNFDWKFHLGDVESSQSADFPDNEWTDVRLPHDWSIEVGYQQENTAASTGFVPGGIGWYRKKFKLFPSDEGKIVSVMFDGVYNNSSVWINGHLLGTRPYGYSTFSYDLTDHLVFDGTDNVIAVKVDRTTYVDSRWYSGSGIYRKVQLIKTAPLHVAQWGVQITTPSVSEQLAEVNIKTKLQNDGAEDLEEIVLNYTISGPNGMVVAQAQQAVASSDLKDNNTKVQIAKPKLWSIDTPSLYTLHVKVLQKGNLVDETSERFGIRTFNFDADKGFSLNGEWMKIKGVNLHHDAGAVGAAVPKGIWVYRIEKLKSIGVNAVRLSHNPHAVELMEVCDEMGMLVMAEAFDEWSNPKGKSLVYVGDNAAPKEAARAYPEVFNKWAEKDLKDLILRDFNHPSVIMWSIGNEIEWTFPYYAKTYTDVNGKREYYAYSPNYDSLTIKTAFDKNTGGVDSLALTSKRLADWVKEMDTSRPVTAGSVHPSIALASGYAQTLDVLGFNYRAIEYDAAHEAYPDLKILGSENWGAYSEWKNCLERDFVAGIFAWTGFAYLGEAGPWPRKGLEISFFDYAGFKTPRGHFFECLWIDTPKVYTVTTPTEESEYSYTKDDDWKFDINYYKPPYWAQLRHWEWYKVYPKWKYTDNEPIVVQTYTNCEEAELFLNGSSLGKQKRSDFGEDNIIKWLVPYSAGELKVVGYNGGEKATEYSLNTNGKVAKIILNTSKSTLNADGYEVAVVTAELLDENGILVTDADQEIAFDITGEINNIGVDNGWERYVGSHKSTTIKTHQGKAIVILQATKKQGTVSISATSEGASSEALSILVK; this is encoded by the coding sequence ATGGATTTGAAAAGACTATTTTTTATTTCATTCGCATGTTTAGCGCTCACTTGCTGTAAGACAGAGCAAGATAACACCCCTCGAATTACCGAAGATTTTAATTTCGATTGGAAATTCCACTTGGGCGATGTAGAAAGCTCCCAATCTGCCGATTTCCCAGACAACGAATGGACTGATGTACGCCTACCTCACGACTGGAGCATTGAAGTGGGATACCAACAAGAAAATACTGCTGCCAGTACTGGGTTTGTACCCGGAGGCATTGGTTGGTACCGAAAGAAATTCAAGCTATTCCCATCCGACGAAGGTAAAATAGTGAGCGTGATGTTTGATGGAGTGTACAACAACTCCAGCGTATGGATCAACGGTCATTTGCTGGGCACTCGACCTTATGGCTACAGCACATTTAGCTATGACCTCACCGATCATTTGGTATTTGATGGCACTGATAACGTGATAGCGGTAAAGGTTGACAGAACTACGTACGTGGACTCACGTTGGTACAGCGGATCGGGGATTTACCGAAAGGTGCAACTTATAAAAACTGCTCCCCTCCATGTTGCGCAATGGGGCGTGCAAATCACCACCCCTTCCGTTTCAGAGCAACTTGCCGAGGTAAATATCAAAACAAAACTCCAAAATGATGGGGCAGAAGATTTAGAAGAAATCGTATTGAATTATACCATTTCAGGTCCTAATGGGATGGTGGTTGCGCAAGCCCAACAAGCGGTAGCAAGTAGTGATTTAAAGGATAACAACACCAAGGTACAAATAGCTAAACCAAAGCTTTGGTCGATAGACACCCCTAGTCTTTACACACTCCATGTGAAGGTATTGCAAAAAGGGAATTTGGTGGATGAAACAAGTGAACGCTTTGGTATTCGTACTTTTAACTTCGATGCGGATAAAGGTTTTTCCTTGAATGGGGAATGGATGAAGATCAAAGGCGTGAATTTACACCACGATGCAGGCGCAGTTGGCGCTGCCGTTCCCAAAGGTATTTGGGTGTATAGAATAGAGAAATTAAAATCGATAGGTGTCAATGCAGTGCGTTTATCTCATAACCCACATGCCGTTGAGCTTATGGAAGTTTGCGACGAAATGGGCATGCTCGTAATGGCCGAAGCTTTTGATGAGTGGAGCAATCCTAAAGGAAAAAGCTTGGTTTATGTGGGCGATAATGCAGCACCAAAAGAAGCAGCCAGAGCCTATCCAGAAGTATTTAACAAATGGGCTGAAAAGGATTTGAAGGACTTGATATTGAGAGATTTTAACCACCCTTCTGTCATTATGTGGAGTATTGGAAATGAAATAGAATGGACATTTCCCTACTATGCAAAAACGTATACTGACGTAAATGGCAAAAGAGAGTACTATGCTTATTCACCCAATTACGACTCTCTTACAATTAAAACTGCATTTGATAAAAATACAGGAGGAGTCGATTCCTTAGCTTTAACTTCCAAACGCTTAGCCGATTGGGTAAAGGAAATGGATACAAGCCGCCCTGTAACTGCAGGAAGCGTTCACCCTTCTATTGCGCTAGCAAGTGGTTATGCACAAACTTTGGATGTTTTAGGTTTTAATTACCGTGCCATCGAATACGATGCTGCTCACGAGGCATATCCTGACCTAAAAATACTGGGTTCGGAAAACTGGGGGGCATATTCGGAATGGAAAAACTGTTTAGAGCGCGACTTTGTAGCAGGGATTTTTGCTTGGACAGGGTTCGCCTACCTTGGTGAAGCTGGTCCTTGGCCTCGCAAAGGGTTAGAAATTTCTTTCTTCGACTATGCCGGCTTCAAAACCCCAAGAGGACATTTCTTCGAATGCCTTTGGATAGATACACCGAAAGTATATACTGTAACCACTCCTACAGAGGAGTCAGAATATTCTTACACAAAAGACGATGATTGGAAGTTTGACATAAACTACTACAAACCTCCTTATTGGGCTCAATTGCGCCATTGGGAATGGTACAAGGTTTACCCCAAATGGAAATATACCGATAATGAACCTATTGTCGTACAAACCTACACCAATTGTGAAGAAGCAGAACTCTTCTTAAATGGCAGTTCGTTGGGCAAACAAAAACGTTCTGACTTCGGAGAGGATAACATCATCAAATGGTTAGTCCCCTACAGCGCAGGCGAATTGAAAGTAGTGGGGTACAATGGCGGTGAAAAAGCTACCGAATACTCTTTGAATACCAATGGAAAAGTTGCCAAAATTATTTTAAACACTAGCAAATCTACATTGAATGCAGATGGATATGAAGTAGCGGTGGTAACAGCCGAACTACTTGATGAAAATGGTATTTTGGTAACCGATGCAGATCAAGAAATAGCATTTGATATTACAGGTGAAATAAACAACATTGGTGTAGACAATGGCTGGGAGCGTTATGTCGGTTCTCATAAATCAACTACAATCAAGACCCACCAAGGAAAAGCAATTGTGATACTTCAAGCTACTAAAAAGCAAGGAACAGTAAGTATTAGCGCAACAAGTGAAGGCGCTTCGTCTGAAGCCTTATCTATTCTTGTGAAGTAA
- a CDS encoding RidA family protein: MMANIINTPKAGQPIGPYNQAVMANGTLYVSGQICIDGSTGKLMNKDVETEAHQVMKNLGLILEEAGLGFKNVVKCSIFLADMANFAVVNEIYGSYFDGKYPARETVEVSCLPKNVQVEISLIAVEG; encoded by the coding sequence CTGATGGCTAACATAATAAATACCCCTAAAGCAGGCCAGCCTATTGGCCCTTATAATCAGGCCGTGATGGCGAATGGTACTTTGTATGTGTCGGGCCAGATTTGCATAGATGGCAGTACTGGCAAACTTATGAACAAAGATGTGGAAACTGAAGCTCACCAAGTGATGAAAAATCTAGGCTTGATTTTAGAGGAAGCAGGGCTAGGTTTTAAGAACGTAGTGAAATGCAGTATCTTCCTTGCCGATATGGCAAACTTTGCTGTTGTAAACGAAATATATGGATCTTATTTTGACGGAAAATACCCCGCTAGAGAAACCGTGGAGGTAAGCTGTTTGCCTAAAAATGTGCAGGTAGAAATTTCCCTCATAGCTGTGGAGGGTTAG
- a CDS encoding prolyl oligopeptidase family serine peptidase, with protein MKNLSPMRYYSLVLALFLFATLSCQSQTEEMQESEWKGFKRLDFSLDKRDVRLIIPPKPLNEKPWVWRARFPDYHSELDSLLVSEGFHIAYINTDNQFGSPKAGEVWNTFYEYMTTTYQLQKKVVLSCHSRGGLFVYNWAKKNPEKIACIYADAPVCDFKSWPAGFGNSKGSRNDWRTLKAEYGFGSDEETKAFADNPIDNLEALAAAKVPILHTVGLQDKVVPPEENSFLLVNKYIRLGGSAMVSPCTEGEQKSEGHHYPIENPRLIADFIKYHAIKYTHAP; from the coding sequence ATGAAAAACCTATCTCCAATGCGCTATTATTCTCTAGTACTCGCTTTATTTCTATTTGCCACATTAAGCTGCCAATCTCAAACAGAAGAAATGCAAGAGTCTGAATGGAAAGGCTTCAAGCGCCTTGACTTTTCTCTAGATAAACGAGATGTACGATTGATCATTCCACCCAAACCTCTCAATGAAAAGCCTTGGGTTTGGCGAGCCCGTTTCCCTGATTATCACTCCGAATTAGATAGTCTCTTGGTTTCAGAAGGTTTCCATATTGCCTATATCAATACCGACAACCAGTTTGGAAGCCCAAAAGCAGGAGAGGTTTGGAATACTTTTTATGAGTATATGACCACTACTTATCAACTCCAAAAAAAGGTAGTACTTTCCTGCCATAGCAGAGGTGGTCTTTTCGTCTACAATTGGGCAAAGAAAAACCCTGAAAAAATAGCCTGCATTTATGCCGATGCACCTGTTTGTGATTTTAAAAGCTGGCCTGCAGGCTTTGGCAATAGTAAAGGTAGTAGAAACGATTGGCGGACCTTAAAAGCTGAATATGGATTTGGGTCGGATGAAGAAACTAAAGCTTTTGCCGATAACCCAATAGATAATCTTGAAGCTTTGGCAGCAGCAAAAGTGCCCATTTTGCATACTGTGGGCTTGCAAGACAAAGTTGTCCCTCCTGAAGAGAACAGTTTTTTATTGGTCAATAAATACATCCGTCTGGGTGGTTCGGCAATGGTAAGCCCTTGCACAGAAGGCGAGCAGAAATCGGAAGGTCACCATTACCCTATCGAGAATCCTAGGTTGATTGCTGATTTCATAAAATATCATGCAATAAAATATACTCATGCCCCCTGA
- the rpoB gene encoding DNA-directed RNA polymerase subunit beta translates to MVTTDGRKSFASIKKVLDYPDFLDLQFRSFTDFFQLDTPPEKRMKEGLYQVFAENFPISDSRENFVLEFIDYTVDPPKYSVDESIDRGLTYSVPLKAKLRLSCNDEDNDDFETIEQEVFLGNIPYMTEKGSFVINGAERVIVSQLHRSPGVFFAQSKHTNGTKLYSARVIPFKGSWIEFATDVNNVMYAYIDRKKKFPVTTLLRAIGWGSDKDILDLFGLSEEVEANKKNLKKVVDRRLAARVLKTWTEDFVDEDTGEVVSIDRNEVLMERDSVVTEEDIDMILDSGVSSIILHRADINIADYTIIYNTLQKDNSNSEKEAVEQIYRQLRNTEAPDEQTARDIIQNLFFSDKRYDLGEVGRYRINKKLNSDTDISTKVLTKVDIISIVKYLITLINSKAVVDDIDHLSNRRVRTVGEQLYSQFGVGLARMARTIKERMNVRDNEDFKPVDLINARTLSSVINSFFGTNQLSQFMDQTNPLAEVTHKRRVSALGPGGLSRERAGFEVRDVHYTHYGRLCTIETPEGPNICLISSLCVYAKVNSMGFIETPYRKVGNGKVDMTEQVEYLSAEEEDDHFIAQANAPLSDKGDFENSIVKTRFEGDFPLKGPEDVSYMDVAPNQIVSVAASMIPFLEHDDANRALMGSNMQRQAVPLLRAQAPIVGTGLEGRVATDSRSVLRAKEDGVVDFVDSTVIKIKYDLSDDQQLASFDDEVVAHPLTKFRRTNQDTCVNLKPLVVRGDKVKKGQVLCDGYATEKGELALGRNMMVAFMPWQGYNFEDAIVISEKVVRDDIFTSIHIDEFELEVRDTKRGEEELTSEIPNVSEEAVRNLDENGIIRVGAEVKEGDILIGKITPKGESDPTPEEKLLRAIFGDKAGDVKDASMKASPSLRGVVIDTKLFSRPKKDKDLRARSKKEVENLKAKFSRDLTAVKEKMVRKLVTLLEGHTSLGVRHKFGEEIISKGVKFNEANIRANLFPEENPYRDESNFAVDAESNLIADVLLDNWTEDERVNNLISDMVKNYIKKRNEITGFFKRDRFTLEVGDELPAGIVRLAKVYIAKKRKLRVGDKMAGRHGNKGVVARIVRDEDMPFLDDGTPVDIVLNPLGVPSRMNIGQIYETILGWAGLKMGKKYATPIFDGATEEEVSKELEEAGLPAFGRAYLTDGLSGNRFDQPVTVGVIYMLKLGHLVDDKMHARSIGPYSLITQQPLGGKAQFGGQRFGEMEVWALEAFGAANVLQEILTIKSDDVVGRAKAYEAIVKGENLPKPNIPESFNVLVHELRGLALEITMSN, encoded by the coding sequence TTGGTGACTACAGACGGAAGGAAATCTTTTGCATCAATTAAAAAAGTGTTGGACTATCCTGATTTTTTGGATCTGCAATTCAGATCTTTCACGGATTTTTTCCAATTAGATACACCGCCTGAGAAGCGAATGAAAGAAGGACTCTACCAAGTATTTGCAGAGAACTTTCCTATTTCGGATTCGAGGGAGAATTTTGTGTTGGAATTCATCGATTACACTGTCGATCCGCCTAAATATTCGGTGGATGAGTCGATAGATCGTGGTCTGACCTACTCTGTTCCATTGAAAGCTAAGTTGAGGCTTTCTTGCAACGATGAGGACAACGACGATTTTGAGACTATAGAGCAAGAAGTGTTCTTGGGGAATATCCCATACATGACTGAGAAAGGTTCGTTCGTGATCAACGGTGCCGAAAGGGTTATCGTTTCACAGCTTCACCGTTCTCCAGGGGTGTTCTTTGCGCAAAGCAAGCACACTAACGGTACAAAGCTTTATTCTGCTAGGGTAATTCCTTTTAAAGGTTCTTGGATTGAATTTGCTACTGATGTGAACAACGTCATGTACGCTTACATAGACCGTAAGAAAAAGTTCCCTGTAACTACATTGCTTAGGGCAATTGGTTGGGGTTCTGACAAAGATATTCTTGATCTTTTCGGTCTTTCTGAGGAAGTAGAGGCCAACAAGAAGAACCTTAAAAAAGTAGTTGACCGTAGGTTGGCTGCAAGGGTTTTGAAGACATGGACTGAAGACTTTGTAGATGAAGATACTGGCGAAGTTGTTTCTATCGACCGTAACGAGGTATTGATGGAAAGGGATTCGGTAGTTACAGAAGAAGATATCGACATGATATTGGATTCTGGTGTTTCTTCTATCATCCTTCACAGGGCTGATATCAACATCGCCGATTACACCATTATCTACAACACGCTTCAAAAAGATAACTCAAACTCTGAAAAAGAGGCAGTTGAGCAAATCTATAGGCAACTTAGGAACACTGAAGCGCCTGATGAGCAAACTGCTCGTGATATCATCCAAAACCTTTTCTTTAGTGATAAGAGGTACGATTTGGGTGAAGTTGGTCGCTACAGAATCAATAAGAAACTTAATTCTGATACTGATATTTCAACTAAAGTACTTACCAAGGTTGATATTATCAGCATCGTTAAATACCTCATCACGCTTATCAACTCAAAAGCGGTAGTCGATGATATTGACCACTTGAGTAACAGGCGTGTAAGAACGGTAGGTGAGCAGCTTTATTCTCAATTTGGTGTTGGTCTTGCAAGGATGGCAAGGACTATCAAAGAGAGAATGAATGTGAGAGATAACGAAGATTTCAAACCTGTTGATTTGATCAACGCTAGGACACTTTCTTCTGTGATCAACTCATTCTTCGGTACTAACCAACTTTCTCAGTTCATGGATCAGACCAACCCGCTTGCCGAGGTAACTCACAAGCGTAGGGTTTCTGCACTAGGTCCTGGTGGGCTTTCTAGGGAAAGGGCTGGTTTTGAGGTGCGTGATGTTCACTACACTCACTACGGTCGTTTGTGTACGATTGAGACTCCTGAAGGACCAAACATTTGTCTTATCTCTTCTCTTTGTGTTTATGCGAAAGTAAACTCAATGGGCTTTATCGAAACTCCTTATAGAAAGGTAGGTAATGGTAAAGTAGATATGACGGAGCAGGTAGAATATTTGAGTGCTGAGGAGGAAGATGATCACTTTATTGCTCAGGCAAATGCTCCTTTGAGTGATAAAGGTGATTTTGAGAACAGCATTGTAAAAACCAGGTTTGAAGGCGACTTCCCATTGAAAGGTCCTGAGGATGTTTCTTATATGGATGTTGCTCCTAATCAAATTGTATCGGTTGCGGCATCTATGATTCCTTTCTTGGAACATGATGATGCTAACCGTGCCTTGATGGGATCGAACATGCAGCGTCAAGCAGTTCCATTGTTGAGAGCTCAGGCTCCTATAGTAGGTACTGGCTTAGAAGGTAGAGTTGCTACCGATTCTAGATCTGTACTAAGAGCAAAAGAAGATGGTGTAGTTGATTTTGTTGACTCTACAGTTATCAAGATCAAATACGACCTTTCTGATGATCAGCAATTGGCTAGCTTCGATGACGAAGTAGTGGCTCATCCACTTACTAAATTTAGAAGAACCAACCAAGATACTTGTGTTAACTTGAAGCCACTAGTAGTTAGAGGTGACAAAGTGAAGAAAGGACAAGTTCTTTGTGATGGCTACGCTACTGAAAAAGGTGAGCTTGCACTTGGTCGCAACATGATGGTTGCATTTATGCCGTGGCAAGGGTACAACTTTGAGGATGCTATTGTAATCTCAGAGAAAGTAGTTAGAGACGATATCTTTACTTCAATTCATATTGATGAATTTGAACTAGAAGTTAGAGATACTAAACGTGGAGAAGAGGAGCTTACTTCTGAAATTCCTAACGTAAGTGAGGAAGCTGTAAGAAACCTTGACGAAAACGGTATTATCCGTGTAGGTGCTGAGGTGAAAGAAGGAGATATCCTAATTGGTAAGATTACTCCTAAAGGAGAAAGTGATCCTACTCCTGAGGAAAAACTTCTTCGTGCAATCTTTGGTGATAAAGCTGGTGATGTGAAAGATGCTTCAATGAAAGCTTCTCCGTCACTAAGAGGTGTGGTAATTGACACCAAGCTTTTCTCAAGACCTAAGAAAGATAAAGATTTAAGAGCTCGCTCTAAGAAAGAGGTTGAAAACCTAAAAGCGAAATTTAGCAGAGATTTGACCGCTGTGAAAGAGAAGATGGTCAGAAAACTGGTAACCTTGCTAGAAGGTCATACTTCTTTAGGGGTAAGGCATAAGTTTGGTGAAGAGATCATCAGTAAAGGTGTGAAGTTCAACGAAGCTAATATTAGAGCGAACCTCTTCCCAGAGGAGAACCCATACAGAGATGAAAGTAACTTTGCAGTAGATGCTGAGTCTAACCTCATCGCTGATGTGTTGCTTGACAACTGGACAGAAGATGAAAGGGTAAATAATTTGATTTCTGATATGGTGAAAAACTATATCAAGAAACGTAATGAAATTACTGGTTTCTTCAAACGTGATAGGTTTACTCTAGAAGTTGGAGACGAACTTCCTGCAGGTATCGTAAGATTGGCCAAAGTTTACATCGCTAAGAAACGTAAGTTGAGAGTAGGTGATAAAATGGCGGGTCGTCATGGTAACAAAGGGGTTGTAGCCAGAATAGTAAGGGATGAGGATATGCCATTTCTTGATGATGGAACCCCAGTAGATATTGTATTGAACCCACTTGGTGTACCTTCAAGGATGAACATCGGTCAGATCTATGAGACTATTCTTGGATGGGCTGGTTTGAAAATGGGTAAAAAATATGCTACTCCAATCTTTGACGGAGCTACTGAAGAAGAGGTGAGCAAAGAGCTTGAAGAAGCAGGTTTGCCAGCATTTGGTAGAGCGTATCTTACCGATGGTCTTTCTGGAAACAGATTTGACCAGCCAGTAACCGTAGGTGTGATTTACATGCTGAAACTAGGTCACTTGGTAGATGATAAGATGCACGCCCGTTCAATCGGACCATACTCGCTTATTACGCAACAACCTCTTGGTGGTAAAGCACAATTTGGTGGTCAGCGTTTTGGAGAGATGGAAGTGTGGGCACTCGAAGCATTTGGTGCTGCCAACGTACTGCAAGAGATTTTGACTATCAAGTCGGATGACGTAGTAGGTAGGGCAAAAGCTTACGAGGCTATTGTGAAAGGTGAGAACTTACCTAAACCAAATATTCCTGAATCGTTCAATGTATTGGTTCACGAACTTAGAGGTTTAGCACTAGAGATTACAATGAGCAACTAA
- a CDS encoding YtxH domain-containing protein, producing the protein MDNGNNIGTFFVGVLLGATVGAATALLMAPDKGKRTRKKINRKLRDLNDDLQELVDKGKDSFDHITEDVESNLNTIAKRGKRLVQK; encoded by the coding sequence ATGGACAATGGTAATAATATTGGGACTTTTTTTGTGGGCGTCCTACTTGGCGCAACAGTAGGAGCTGCTACCGCACTTCTTATGGCACCCGACAAAGGAAAAAGAACCAGAAAGAAAATCAACAGAAAACTAAGAGACTTGAATGACGACCTCCAAGAGCTTGTAGACAAAGGAAAAGATTCTTTTGACCACATCACCGAGGATGTGGAAAGCAACCTCAATACCATTGCCAAACGGGGCAAAAGACTGGTTCAAAAGTAA
- a CDS encoding MBL fold metallo-hydrolase, translating into MKVTFLGTGTSQGVPFIGCEEPVCLSIDFRDKRLRSSIMIEVDGQNIVVDTGPDFRQQMLREHVKKLDAVLFTHHHKDHVAGLDDIRPFYFRQKNDIPVFANQEVIKHLKMEYSYMFAENKYPGIASVNIKEISAEEEFYVGETKVTPIEVMHYKLPVLGFRIKDFTYITDAKTISEKEMEKIKGTKVLVLNALQPQSHISHLTLDEALAIVEQIQPEKAFFTHISYRMGFHEEMCKSLPEHINLAYDGLKLKI; encoded by the coding sequence TTGAAGGTGACTTTTTTGGGGACAGGTACCTCCCAAGGCGTACCGTTTATTGGCTGTGAAGAACCAGTTTGCTTATCGATAGATTTTAGGGACAAAAGGCTGCGCTCTTCTATCATGATAGAAGTGGACGGACAGAATATTGTAGTGGACACTGGTCCGGATTTTCGCCAACAAATGCTTCGTGAGCATGTAAAAAAATTAGATGCAGTTTTGTTTACGCATCATCATAAAGATCATGTGGCAGGGCTGGACGATATCCGCCCGTTTTATTTCAGGCAGAAAAATGATATTCCCGTTTTTGCCAACCAAGAGGTGATAAAGCACCTGAAAATGGAGTATTCCTACATGTTTGCGGAAAATAAATATCCAGGGATTGCTTCGGTAAATATCAAGGAGATTTCAGCCGAGGAGGAGTTTTATGTGGGAGAGACCAAAGTGACGCCTATTGAGGTGATGCACTACAAGCTGCCAGTACTAGGTTTCCGAATCAAAGATTTTACCTACATCACTGATGCGAAAACGATAAGCGAAAAGGAGATGGAGAAGATAAAAGGGACAAAAGTATTAGTGCTGAATGCGTTGCAGCCTCAGTCCCATATTTCACACCTCACTCTCGATGAGGCATTGGCAATAGTGGAGCAAATACAGCCTGAAAAAGCCTTTTTTACGCATATAAGCTACCGGATGGGCTTTCATGAAGAGATGTGCAAATCATTGCCAGAGCATATCAACCTTGCCTATGATGGGCTGAAGTTGAAAATATAA
- a CDS encoding TIGR04282 family arsenosugar biosynthesis glycosyltransferase yields MAYKPSSMTPSTNEQLIIFVKNPQMGHVKTRLALETSPPIALTLYKRLLAYTQEATKGLPFKKSVWYDQKIDYEDLWSNQSFEKAVQRGDGLGSRMAGAFLSAFTGGAKKVAIIGSDCPYITEEIIKEAFHSLDTHDAVIGPALDGGYYLIGLKKPFEQAFLNKPWSTPSVLQLTISDFQEAGLSYHLLEELSDLDTYDDLQNCDWLYKEFKEIVSRANPPQL; encoded by the coding sequence ATGGCTTACAAACCCTCCTCCATGACACCAAGTACAAATGAGCAACTAATTATTTTTGTAAAAAACCCTCAAATGGGACATGTAAAAACCCGATTAGCTCTCGAAACTTCCCCCCCTATCGCACTTACATTATATAAGAGGTTATTAGCCTACACCCAAGAAGCTACTAAAGGACTGCCCTTCAAAAAATCAGTTTGGTACGACCAAAAAATAGACTACGAAGACCTTTGGTCAAACCAGTCATTTGAAAAGGCTGTACAACGTGGCGATGGGCTAGGCTCTCGAATGGCTGGTGCATTTTTATCTGCATTTACAGGAGGAGCAAAAAAGGTGGCGATCATCGGCAGTGATTGCCCGTACATAACCGAGGAAATTATAAAAGAGGCTTTTCATAGCCTAGACACTCACGACGCCGTAATTGGTCCAGCCTTGGATGGCGGGTATTATCTCATAGGCCTGAAAAAACCTTTTGAACAAGCGTTTCTGAACAAACCATGGAGTACGCCAAGCGTTTTGCAGCTCACAATTTCCGATTTCCAAGAAGCTGGGCTCTCCTATCATTTGCTAGAAGAGCTAAGCGACCTGGATACTTACGATGACCTGCAAAATTGTGATTGGCTATATAAGGAGTTTAAAGAAATAGTAAGCCGAGCTAACCCTCCACAGCTATGA